The proteins below are encoded in one region of Anoplopoma fimbria isolate UVic2021 breed Golden Eagle Sablefish chromosome 19, Afim_UVic_2022, whole genome shotgun sequence:
- the zgc:158868 gene encoding C-factor — MSEKLEGNLLVTGSNRGIGLELVKQLAERTGLDAHIYACCRAPEATGAEALRDLTTQYPGKITIIKLDMSDEDSISAAVQAVNEQIGAGGLNLLINNAAIIGPSTPGPLSATGKKDMMEVYETNVVGPFLIAKMFLPLLQRAAEMHSPEKDEGEKMSCRRSAIINISTLISSIAKCPETFAEAQMYPYRASKAALNMVTRCQSEDFKRHNILVTAIHPGWVRTGMGGGHAPLSPQESVHGMLTMMSSLSDKDSGMLLDWQGNTIPW; from the exons ATGTCAGAGAAGCTGGAAGGCAACTTGTTAGTGACCGGGTCCAACAGGGGCATTGGTTTGGAGCTGGTCAAACAGCTGGCAGAGAGAACAGGACTGGACGCTCACATCTATGCCTGCTGCAGAGCGCCTGAGGCAACCGGGGCTGAG GCCCTGAGAGACCTAACAACTCAATATCCTGGAAAGATCACTATAATTAAACTAG ACATGTCGGATGAGGACAGCATCTCGGCTGCTGTCCAGGCTGTGAACGAGCAGATCGGGGCCGGTGGGTTGAATCTCCTGATCAACAACGCCGCCATTATAGGACCGAGCACACCGGGACCGCTCTCTGCCACTGGGAAAAAAGACATGATGGAGGTGTACGAAACCAATGTGGTTGGACCATTTCTCATTGCCAAG atGTTTCTTCCACTCctccagagagcagcagagatgcACTCACCTGAAAAGGACGAGG GTGAGAAAATGTCCTGCAGGAGGTCGGCCATCATCAACATCTCCACGCTGATCTCATCCATAGCGAAATGTCCAGAGACCTTTGCTGAGGCGCAGATGTACCCTTATAGGGCCAGCAAG GCAGCACTGAACATGGTGACTCGCTGTCAATCTGAGGACTTCAAGAGACACAACATACTGGTGACAGCAATCCACCCTGGCTGGGTCCGCACTGGGATGGGAGGAGGACAT GCTCCTTTATCTCCCCAGGAGAGCGTGCACGGCATGCTCACCATGATGTCATCCCTCAGCGACAAAGATTCTGGGATGCTTCTGGACTGGCAGGGCAACACGATCCCCTGGTAG
- the LOC129108229 gene encoding G1/S-specific cyclin-D1-like, giving the protein MDRRLFCCEGDRPAIRRAYRDSNLLNDRVLHALLRAEDKYLPASNYFKCVQREIAPYMRRIVATWMLEVCEEQRCEEEVFPLAMNYMDRFLSVEPTKKSHLQILGAACMFLASKLKETIPLTAEKLCIYTDNSVAPAQLLQMELLVLKKLKWDLASVTPLDFIDHFLSQLPVREENRPILRKHAQTFVALCATDVKFIASPPSMVAAGSMAAAVEGLQTRMADNAVMSQKLTEQLAQTIRSDPDCLRACQEQIESLLETSLRQAQQPQHRVFISSKGICEGQDLSTTPTDVRDVNL; this is encoded by the exons ATGGATCGCCGGTTGTTCTGCTGCGAGGGGGACAGGCCGGCCATCCGGAGGGCCTACCGGGACTCCAACCTGTTGAACGACCGGGTCCTGCACGCGTTGTTGCGGGCAGAGGACAAGTACCTCCCCGCGTCCAACTACTTCAAATGCGTCCAGAGAGAAATAGCTCCGTACATGAGGAGAATAGTGGCTACCTGGATGTTGGAG GTGTGCGAGGAGCAGAGGTGCGAGGAGGAGGTCTTCCCCCTGGCCATGAACTACATGGACCGCTTCCTGTCCGTGGAGCCCACCAAGAAGAGCCACCTGCAGATACTGGGAGCCGCCTGCATGTTCCTGGCGTCCAAGCTAAAGGAGACGATCCCGCTCACCGCAGAGAAGCTCTGCATCTACACGGACAACTCCGTCGCACCCGCCCAGCTGCTG CAAATGGAGCTGCTGGTTTTGAAAAAGCTGAAGTGGGACCTGGCCTCGGTGACCCCCCTCGACTTCATCGACCACTTTCTGTCCCAGCTGCCTGTCAGGGAAGAGAACAGGCCCATACTCAGGAAGCACGCTCAGACCTTCGTGGCTCTTTGTGCCACAG ATGTGAAATTTATCGCCAGCCCTCCGTCCATGGTAGCAGCAGGTAGCATGGCGGCAGCAGTGGAGGGCCTGCAGACCAGAATGGCGGATAATGCCGTGATGTCTCAGAAACTGACGGAGCAGCTGGCGCAGACCATCCGAAGCGACCCG GACTGTCTCCGAGCGTGTCAGGAACAAATCGAGTCGCTACTGGAAACCAGTCTCCGACAGGCACAACAGCCGCAACACCGGGTTTTCATTTCAAGTAAGGGCATCTGCGAGGGGCAGGACCTCTCAACTACACCCACAGATGTCCGGGATGTCAACCTCTGA